The sequence GCAGCAGCCTTGACGCAGAGGTCGAGCTCGGTACCGGTGCCGATCAGGATCAGATCAGGGGTTCCATTGCTGTCCTCAAGGATGTAGCCACCCTTGGCGACGTGCTCAGCCTTCGAATTGGCCTGGTTGGCCATCGCCTGACGGCTGAGGAACATCACGGTGGGGCGGTGGCGGTTGGCCACGGCCACCTTGTAGGCACCGCTGGTTTCGTTGCCGTCACCAGGGCGGATCACCAGCATGTTCGGGATCGAACGCAGGCTGGCCAGGGTCTCGATCGGCTGGTGGGTGGGGCCGTCTTCACCCAGACCGATGGAGTCGTGGGTCAGGACGTAGATCACGCCCAGCTCGCTCAGGGCGGACAGACGCATGGCGCCCACCATGTAGCCAGCGAAGACGCAGAAGGTGCCGCCGTAGGGAACCAGGCCGCTGCCGTGATAGGCGAGGCCGTTGAGGATGGCGCCCATGGCGTGCTCGCGCACGCCGAAGTGCAGGTAGCGGTTGCCTTCAGCACCCTTCTGGAAACCGGCCTCACCCTTGATGTCGGTGAGGTTGGAGTGGGTCAGGTCAGCGGAGCCGCCGATCAACTCAGGCAGGTTGGGGCCAATGGCATTCAGGCAGTTATAGGAATGCATCCGGGTCGCCACACCCTTGTCATCAGCGGTGTAGCTCGGCAGGTTGGCGTCCCATCCCTGGGGCAGCTCGCCGCGCAGCTGGCGTTCGAACTGGGCCGCTTCAGTGGGGTACTTGCTGCGGTAGTCGGCCAGAGTTGCGTTCCAGGCGGCTTCGGCGGCAGCGCCACGCTCAATCGCCTTGCGCCACTGGTCGTAGGACTCCTGGGGAACTTCGAATTCGCCGTAGTCCCAGCCCAGGTTCTGGCGGGTCAGAGCGGCTTCGTCAGCGCCCAGAGCCGCACCGTGCACACCCGCGGTGTTGGCTTTATTGGGTGATCCGTAGCCGATGGTGGTGGTCACCTTGATCATCGAAGGACGATCGGTGACGGCCTTGGCTTCTTCAATCGCCTTGGCAATGGCGCCCAGGTCGGTGTTGCCGTCGGTGACGTGGATGGTGTGCCAGCCGTAGGCCTCGTAGCGCTTCAGCACATCCTCGGTGAAGGAAACGTTGGTGTTTCCGTCGATGGTGATGTGGTTGTCGTCGTAGAGGGCGATCAGCTTGCCCAGGCCCAGGTGACCGGCCAGGGAGGCGGCTTCACCGCTGACACCTTCCTGGTGGCAGCCGTCGCCCATGATCACGTAGGTGGTGTGATCGACGAGCGTGCAGTCGGGCTTGTTGAACTTGGCGGCCAGGTGTGCCTCGGCCATGGCCAGGCCGACGGCGTTGGCGATGCCCTGACCCAGAGGACCGGTGGTCACTTCGACGCCGGCGGTCTCGAAGGTTTCAGGGTGACCAGGGGTCTTGGAGCCCCACTGGCGGAATTGCTTGATGTCCTCGATCGTGACCGAGTCGTAGCCGCTCAGGTGCAGCAGCGCGTAGAGCAGCATGCAGCCGTGGCCGGCAGACAGCACGAAGCGGTCACGGTTGAACCACTTGGGGTTCTTGGGGTTGTGCTTGAGGAACTTGTCCCACAGCGTGTAGGCCATGGGAGCGCAACCCATGGGCAGTCCGGGGTGACCGGAGTTGCTCTTGTTGATCGCGTCGACGGCCAGGAAGCGGATGCTGTTGACGCAAAGCGTGTCGACGGAAGCGGGAGCGACGACCATGGGTTACGGGTAAGGGAAGGGTGTACGGGCGGGGAGACCGCGGGTTAGTTGAACCGGCGGAACGCCAGGCAAACGTTGTGGCCGCCGAACCCAAAGGAATTCGAGAGCACCACGTTCAGTTTGTGTTCCCGGGCCTGATTGGGAACGACATCCAGATCACAGGCAGGATCCGGATTTTGGTAGTTGATCGTAGGCGGGACCACGTTGTGGCCAATCGCCAGGACCGCAGCAACGGCTTCAATGCCGCCGCTGCCGCCCAAGAGGTGACCCGTCATCGACTTGGTCGAGCTCACAGGAATCTGCTTCGCCCGTTCCCCAAGCGAGGATTGGATGGCCGAGGACTCGTTGGAGTCGTTGGCCGGGGTGCTGGTGCCGTGGGCGTTGACGTAATCGACCGCATCAGCCTCGATGCGGGCGTCTTCTAGGGCCAGGCGCATCGCCTCAGCACCACCCACACCTCCTGGGGTGGGTGAGGTGATGTGGTGCGCATCGCAGGTCATGCCATAGCCCACAACCTCTGCGAGGATGTTGGCGCCGCGGGCTTGGGCATGCTCCAGGCTTTCGAGGACGAGCACACCCGCTCCTTCTCCGATGACGAAGCCGTCCCGTTCCGCATCAAAGGGTCGGCTGGCCGTCGCCGGATCGTCGTTGCGGAACGACAGTGCCTTGGCACTGGCGAAGCCAGCGACCCCAAGGGGGGTAATGGCCGATTCGGCACCACCGCAAACCATGGCTTCGGCTTGACCCAGCTGGATCAGGCGGAAGGCATCGCCAATTGCATTGGAGCCTGCGGCACAGGCGGTGGCTACGGCGGTGCTGGGGCCCTTGGCACCAATGGCGATGGCCGTCAGGCCTGTGGCCATGTTCGGGATCATCATTGGAACCGTGAAGGGGCTCACGCGCGATGGACCCTTGTCAGCCAGCACGTGGGCTTGGGTCTCCATCATCAGTAGCCCGCCCACGCCAGAACCGATTGCCGTTCCGATGCGGTGCGCGTTGCGCTCGTCAATGGTCAATCCGGCTTGGGCCACTGCCTGTTTGGCGGCAACGACCCCGAACTGACAGAACCGGTCCCAACGCTTGCTTTCTTTCGGCTCGATGTAGGCGGAGGGATTGAAATCCTTCACCTCAGCCGCAAAACGGCAGGCATGGGCAGAAGCGTCAAACAGGGTGATCGGTGCCACCCCGTTACGACCACTGCTCAGTCCTTCCCAGTAGGAAGTGACGTCATTACCAATCGGTGTGACCGCGCCAAGGCCGGTGACGACGACGCGGCGGAGACCCTCCACCATCAATTTCTTCCTCAGGCCTGCTTGTCCTGGATGTATTTGACGGCGTCGCCAACGGTGGCGATGCCTTCAGCGGCTTCGTCGGGGATCTCAATATCGAAGGCCTCTTCCAGGGCCATCACGAGTTCAACGGTGTCGAGTGAGTCAGCGCCCAGATCGTTCTGGAAGTTGGATTCAGGCTTGACCTCGCCGGCATCAACGCTCAGCTGCTCAACAACGATCGAGCGGACTTTCTCGAAGATCGCTTCCTGGGACATGGCCGGAGTGTCGGACGCCGCATCCTACGGGTAGGGCGGATTCCCGAAACGCGTATGAACAAGGGTGACGGCCGCCGGGGTCCGTGAGTTGGATCCCGTTAGGCATGAGTACTTTGGGCGTCGCGTCCAGAGACGACATGTCCCACGCTGTCAAGATTTACGACACCTGCATCGGCTGCACCCAGTGCGTTCGGGCATGCCCTCTCGATGTTCTCGAGATGGTGCCCTGGGATGGCTGTAAGGCCGGTCAGATTGCCTCCTCCCCCCGCACCGAGGATTGTGTTGGTTGCAAGCGCTGTGAGACCGCTTGCCCCACCGATTTCCTCTCCATTCGCGTCTACCTGGGAGACGAAACCACCCGCTCCATGGGCCTGGCTTACTAAGCCCAGCTCCCATAAGCTCAAGCCCGGCCCAGCCGGGCTTTTTTATTGGTTCCAGGCGCTATGTGCGGCATCGTTGCGGTGATTGGTTCGCGCGAGGCGGCACCGCTCCTGTTGGAGGGTCTGCGTCAGCTCGAATATCGGGGCTATGACTCAGCCGGCATCGCCACGGTTGCTGAGGACTCCGGCCTCACCTGTCTGCGTGCCGAGGGCAAGCTTGCCAACCTCACGGCTCGTTTTGATGCCCAAGGTGCCCAGGGGCAGTGCGGCATTGGCCATACCCGCTGGGCGACCCATGGCAAGCCAGAGGAGCGCAACGCCCACCCGCACCTCGACGGTCCGCGCCGTTTGGCGGTGGTTCAGAACGGGATCATCGAGAACTACCGGAGCTTGCGTGAAGAGCTCCAGGCCACCGGTGTGGTCTTCCGCTCAGACACCGACACCGAGGTCATCCCTCACCTCTTGAGCCAAGAGCTCGATCGCCTGGAGGCATCGGGCCAGAGCGCCTCACCTCAGCTGTTGCTTCAGGCCGTTCAGGCAGTCCTGCCGCGCCTGCACGGGGCCTATGCCTTGGCGGTGGTTTGGGCGGCCCTCCCCGGTGCCCTTGTGGTGGCCCGCAAGGCAGCGCCCTTGCTCATTGGCCTAGGCGAAGGGGAATTTCTCTGCGCCAGTGATACCCCTGCCCTGGCCGGATTCACCCGCACCATCCTGCCGATGGAAGACGGGGAAGTTGCCCTGCTGACCCCCCTTGGCATTGAGCTCTATGACGAGGCCGGAGCTCGGGTTCAGCGGGCGCCCACGCTCCTGAGCGGCAGCGACCACGTGGCGGATAAGCGCAGCTTCCGCCACTTCATGCTCAAGGAGATCCATGAGCAGCCCGAGACCGCAGCGCTTTGGGTCGCGCGCCATCTCCCGGATTCCTCAGCTCGGGTTGCTCTGCCCCTCGATGAGAGCGTCTTCGAAGGAATCGAGCGCATCCAGGTGCTTGCCTGCGGCACCAGTCGCCATGCCGCTTTGGTGGGGGCCTATCTCCTGGAACAGTTGGCCGGGATCCCCACCAGCGTCTATTACGCCAGCGAATTCCGCTATGCCCCGCCCCCGCTCGCGGCGAACACCCTCACCATCGGGGTGACCCAGTCGGGTGAAACGGCCGACACTCTGGCGGCCCTTGCAATGGAGCAGGAGCGTCGCCGTGCCGTTGCCGATCCGGCCTTCGCGCCCCGCCTGCTGGGGATCACCAACCGCCCTGAAAGTTCCCTGGGCCGGATGGTCGATCAAATCCTCGACATCGGCGCGGGCATTGAGGTGGGTGTGGCGGCCACCAAGACCTTCCTTGGCCAGCTGCTGGCCTTCTACGGCTTGGCCATCGCCTTTGCCGAGCGCCGCTCAGGCCGGCCTGGGGTCCTTGGCGCTGAGGCCGTGCAGCAGCTGATCGCTGGGCTACGGGGGCTGCCTGAACAGCTCCGGAGCCTGGTGGATGACCACGACAGCCGCTGCGAGCAAATGGCCCACCTGTTCGCTGAGACCCAGGATGTGATCTTCCTGGGACGGGGCATCAACTACCCGATTGCCCTCGAGGGGGCCCTGAAGCTCAAGGAGATCAGCTACATCCATGCCGAGGGCTATCCCGCCGGTGAGATGAAGCACGGCCCGATCGCCCTCTTGGACGCTCGGGTGCCTGTGGTTTCGATCGCGGTTCCCGGCACTGTCTTCGACAAGGTGCTCAGCAATGCCCAGGAGGCCAAGGCGCGGGATGCCCAGTTGGTGGGGGTTGCCCCGAATTGCCCGGACGCTGAGCTGTTCGACACCCTGCTGCCCGTGCCGGAGGTGGACGAGCTCCTGAGTCCGCTGCTGACGGTCGTGCCGATGCAGCTGCTCAGCTATCACATCGCAGCCCACCGGGGGCTGGATGTGGATCAGCCCCGCAATCTCGCCAAGAGCGTGACGGTGGAGTAGCGCCTTAAGCGCTGCGCCCGTAGAGGTCCTCGAAGCGGACGATGTCGTCTTCGCCCAAGTAGGGGCCGCTCTGGACCTCAATCATCTCGACGGGGATCTTGCCCGGGTTTGAGAGCCGGTGTTTGCAGCCCAGGGGGATGTAGGTG is a genomic window of Synechococcus sp. A10-1-5-1 containing:
- the tkt gene encoding transketolase encodes the protein MVVAPASVDTLCVNSIRFLAVDAINKSNSGHPGLPMGCAPMAYTLWDKFLKHNPKNPKWFNRDRFVLSAGHGCMLLYALLHLSGYDSVTIEDIKQFRQWGSKTPGHPETFETAGVEVTTGPLGQGIANAVGLAMAEAHLAAKFNKPDCTLVDHTTYVIMGDGCHQEGVSGEAASLAGHLGLGKLIALYDDNHITIDGNTNVSFTEDVLKRYEAYGWHTIHVTDGNTDLGAIAKAIEEAKAVTDRPSMIKVTTTIGYGSPNKANTAGVHGAALGADEAALTRQNLGWDYGEFEVPQESYDQWRKAIERGAAAEAAWNATLADYRSKYPTEAAQFERQLRGELPQGWDANLPSYTADDKGVATRMHSYNCLNAIGPNLPELIGGSADLTHSNLTDIKGEAGFQKGAEGNRYLHFGVREHAMGAILNGLAYHGSGLVPYGGTFCVFAGYMVGAMRLSALSELGVIYVLTHDSIGLGEDGPTHQPIETLASLRSIPNMLVIRPGDGNETSGAYKVAVANRHRPTVMFLSRQAMANQANSKAEHVAKGGYILEDSNGTPDLILIGTGTELDLCVKAAAQLRAEGKNVRVVSMPCVELFEEQDAAYRESVLPAACRKRLVVEASSSFGWHKYTGFEGDTVSIDRFGASAPGPLLMEKFGFTVDNVVAKAKALG
- the fabF gene encoding beta-ketoacyl-ACP synthase II; translation: MVEGLRRVVVTGLGAVTPIGNDVTSYWEGLSSGRNGVAPITLFDASAHACRFAAEVKDFNPSAYIEPKESKRWDRFCQFGVVAAKQAVAQAGLTIDERNAHRIGTAIGSGVGGLLMMETQAHVLADKGPSRVSPFTVPMMIPNMATGLTAIAIGAKGPSTAVATACAAGSNAIGDAFRLIQLGQAEAMVCGGAESAITPLGVAGFASAKALSFRNDDPATASRPFDAERDGFVIGEGAGVLVLESLEHAQARGANILAEVVGYGMTCDAHHITSPTPGGVGGAEAMRLALEDARIEADAVDYVNAHGTSTPANDSNESSAIQSSLGERAKQIPVSSTKSMTGHLLGGSGGIEAVAAVLAIGHNVVPPTINYQNPDPACDLDVVPNQAREHKLNVVLSNSFGFGGHNVCLAFRRFN
- the acpP gene encoding acyl carrier protein produces the protein MSQEAIFEKVRSIVVEQLSVDAGEVKPESNFQNDLGADSLDTVELVMALEEAFDIEIPDEAAEGIATVGDAVKYIQDKQA
- the psaC gene encoding photosystem I iron-sulfur center protein PsaC, which encodes MSHAVKIYDTCIGCTQCVRACPLDVLEMVPWDGCKAGQIASSPRTEDCVGCKRCETACPTDFLSIRVYLGDETTRSMGLAY
- the glmS gene encoding glutamine--fructose-6-phosphate transaminase (isomerizing) translates to MCGIVAVIGSREAAPLLLEGLRQLEYRGYDSAGIATVAEDSGLTCLRAEGKLANLTARFDAQGAQGQCGIGHTRWATHGKPEERNAHPHLDGPRRLAVVQNGIIENYRSLREELQATGVVFRSDTDTEVIPHLLSQELDRLEASGQSASPQLLLQAVQAVLPRLHGAYALAVVWAALPGALVVARKAAPLLIGLGEGEFLCASDTPALAGFTRTILPMEDGEVALLTPLGIELYDEAGARVQRAPTLLSGSDHVADKRSFRHFMLKEIHEQPETAALWVARHLPDSSARVALPLDESVFEGIERIQVLACGTSRHAALVGAYLLEQLAGIPTSVYYASEFRYAPPPLAANTLTIGVTQSGETADTLAALAMEQERRRAVADPAFAPRLLGITNRPESSLGRMVDQILDIGAGIEVGVAATKTFLGQLLAFYGLAIAFAERRSGRPGVLGAEAVQQLIAGLRGLPEQLRSLVDDHDSRCEQMAHLFAETQDVIFLGRGINYPIALEGALKLKEISYIHAEGYPAGEMKHGPIALLDARVPVVSIAVPGTVFDKVLSNAQEAKARDAQLVGVAPNCPDAELFDTLLPVPEVDELLSPLLTVVPMQLLSYHIAAHRGLDVDQPRNLAKSVTVE